The following proteins come from a genomic window of Hoplias malabaricus isolate fHopMal1 chromosome 15, fHopMal1.hap1, whole genome shotgun sequence:
- the lman1 gene encoding protein ERGIC-53: MAARLVLVAVLCVLVCVCVCVRATLQEARGSGVGDAYQRRFEYKYSFKGPHLSRDGAIPFWTHTGSAIPSADQIRITPSLRSQKGSVWTKTPVSFEHWEAEVAFRVSGRGRTGADGLAIWFTVGQGLEGPVYGAADQWNGVGIFFDSFDNDGKKNNPAIIVVGNNGKLVYDHQGDGSTQALGTCLRDFRNKPYPIRAKITYYKKTLTVLINNGFTPEKEDYEFCAKVDNMIIPLSGYFGISAATGGLADDHDVLSFLLFRLTEPGQDLPTPEQEIPKEEQDKYQEEFQNFQQELDKKKEEFQKEHPDVQGQPLEDLYESVGDREIRQVFEGQNRIHMEIKQLNRQLAMILDEQRRYVSVITEEISKRGVQSGQVPSQEIDTVISTQQELLRNLDDLRNTFSASVKQLAVGSQGNAGGLGSYETVQHFNDIKEHLHVVKRNIEHIIQKSTGPAEKLKCPEPPPAPACLTTSHFVIFVVVQTLLFFGYIMYKSQQEAAAKKFF; the protein is encoded by the exons ATGGCGGCGCGCTTGGTGTTGGTGGCGGTGctatgtgtgttagtgtgtgtttgtgtgtgtgtgcgcgccacGCTGCAGGAGGCGCGTGGCAGCGGCGTCGGGGACGCGTACCAGCGGCGCTTCGAGTACAAATACAGCTTCAAGGGTCCTCACCTGAGCCGAGACGGGGCCATTCCCTTCTGGACACACACCGGGA GTGCCATTCCAAGTGCGGATCAGATCCGGATCACTCCTTCACTCCGGAGCCAGAAGGGTTCGGTATGGACCAAGACCCCAGTCAGCTTTGAGCACTGGGAGGCGGAGGTGGCGTTCCGAGTGTCAGGCCGAGGAAGGACAGGAGCGGACGGATTG GCCATATGGTTCACTGTTGGTCAGGGGCTGGAAGGTCCAGTGTATGGTGCTGCGGACCAGTGGAATGGTGTAGGAATTTTCTTTGATTCCTTTGACAATGATGGAAAG AAAAATAACCCAGCCATCATCGTGGTGGGGAACAATGGAAAACTTGTTTATGATca TCAGGG TGATGGCTCAACTCAGGCTCTGGGTACCTGCCTTAGAGACTTCCGAAATAAACCGTATCCTATCCGTGCCAAGATCACGTATTACAAAAAGACATTGACG GTCCTGATCAATAACGGTTTCACCCCTGAGAAGGAGGACTATGAGTTCTGCGCAAAAGTGGACAACATGATCATTCCACTTTCTGGGTATTTCGGCATCTCCGCAGCCACAGGAGGACTAGCAG ATGACCACGATGTCTTATCATTTCTGCTATTCAGGTTAACTGAGCCTGGACAAgatctg cccACACCAGAACAAGAGATTCCTAAAGAGGAGCAGGACAAGTACCAGGAGGAATTCCAGAACTTCCAACAAGAGCTGGACAAAAAGAAAGAGGAGTTCCAGAAGGAGCACCCTGACGTCCAGGGGCAGCCCT TGGAGGACCTTTATGAGAGTGTAGGAGATCGTGAGATCCGTCAGGTGTTTGAAGGACAGAACCGGATCCATATGGAGATAAAACAGCTGAACAGACAGCTGGCCATGATCCTGGACGAGCAGCGGCGCTACGTCTCTGTCATTACAGAGGAGATCTCAAAGCGAGGAGTTCAGTCTGGACAG GTTCCAAGTCAGGAGATAGACACTGTGATCTCCACACAGCAGGAGCTCCTTCGTAACCTGGATGATCTGAG AAACACATTCTCAGCCTCAGTAAAGCAGCTGGCTGTGGGTTCACAGGGCAATGCCGGAGGTTTGGGTTCATACGAAACAGTCCAGCACTTCAATGACATTAAAGAACATCTCCATGTCGTCAAGAGGAACATCGAGCACATCATCCAGAAAAGCACG GGTCCAGCTGAGAAGTTAAAGTGTCCAGAACCGCCCCCAGCACCAGCCTGTCTCACCACCTCGCACTTTGTGATCTTTGTGGTCGTTCAGACGCTGCTGTTTTTCGGCTATATCATGTACAA aaGCCAACAGGAAGCAGCAGCGAAGAAATTCTTTTGA